CGTGGCGCTGACCTACGCTGACGGCTCGGTCGAGTCGGGTCACAAAGTGACTTGGGACAGTATCCCGGCCGCCGAGTATGCTGAAGCCGAACAGGTCGGCTTCGTGGAAGGCTCTATCGAGGGTGTCGGCAATATCAAGGCGGAAGGCACGTTCTTCGTCGTCGCGCCTTCCGACCCGAAAGCCCAGCCGATTGTTGCTATCGATTTCGACTCCGCGGCCCCCGGCTCCGGCTGGTACACCACTGCCCCGAAGTTCACCATCACCGCGCAGCGCGGCGTCTCCACCGTGCCGATAAAGACGATCGAGTACAAGATCGGCAAGGGCGAGTGGACCAGTGGCAAGGGCCCGATCAGCGTGACCGCGCAGGGTTCCGTGACCATTTCCGCCCGTGCCACCGATGAAAACGACAACAGCCGCGAGGTCTCCCAGACCATCAAGGTCGACACCAACGTGCCGGTGGTCACCGCTAAGCAGGAGAGCAAGAACGGCAACGATGTGGTCGTCTCTCTCACCGCTGATGACGGTGCCGCAGGCTCCGGCGTGACCCGTGTGCTGTACTCCACCGGCCCGTCCAGCAACCCGAAGTCCAACGAGAACACGATGTGGGGCACCTACACCGACGAGGACAAGGTGAAGGTGCAGCTCTCCGCTGACCACGACACTTACGTGCACTTCTATGCGCAGGATGCCGCCGGAAATGAGTCCGACTACGCCAACATCAATCTCGGCAAGGGCGAAGCCGTGACCCCGACCCCGACTCCGTCTGTGGATTCCGTTGCCGTCTCCGGTGATGGTGTCAAGGATGGCAAGCTGGCGCTGGTCGCTGGTGATACTGCCCAGTTGTCGGCCGAGGTGAAGGTGACCGGTGATGCGGCCAAGACCGTGGCCTGGAAGTCCTCCGACGCGAAGGTCGCTACTGTGGACAAGGATGGCAAGGTGACCGCCGTTGCCGAAGGTACGGCGACCATCACCGCCACCTCCACGGTTGACGAGAACAAGTCCGCGTCCGTCGAAGTCACGGTAACTAAGCCCGAGGCTCCGGTTCCGCCTGCCACCGATGAGGAGCGCAAGCCTCTTACCGACAAGATCGCCGCTGTTGAGAGTGAGAAGCTCAACCAGAACGACTACACGGCTGATTCGTGGAAGGCATATGCGGATGCACTTGCTGCCGCAAAGCAGGTAGTCAAGGATCCGGCCGCAACCGCACCGCAGGTGACCGCTGCGCTCAACAAACTCACTGCCGCACACGATGGTCTCGCCAAGAAGGATAGCGGCGAAAAGCCTGAACCGCAGAAGCCCGGTCAGCAGAAGCCTGGGCAAAACCAGAAGCCTGACCAGCAGCAGAAGAACGCTACTACCACTGCCCCCACGGGTAGTGCGGTGGCTGCCGTTGCTGCGGCCGTAGTTGTGCTCGGCGCGGCTGGCGCCGGTCTGGTTATCTGGCGCAAGCGCCGTGCCTGACGTGAGGCTATTGCCCCTAGGCTAATAACAACCCAATAATTGAATACAGGTCTTATACCTGAAGTTGATCTGCGTCGCACTGGCTTGAACCCGAATCGATGTTCGGGCTAAGCCTGTGCGGCGCATTTCGTTGCGGCTGTGTTGCTCATAATCCGGTATCGGAGTTATTCATTAGGTCGGTTTGACGTTTATTAGGTCGGTCCTTGGTCGGAGCGGCCCTTGAAACCCCGCCGTTCCAAGGGATGGCTTCAGCACCCTCCGACCTAATGAACGAAGAAATGGCCTAATGAATGCAATCGAGGTCGTAAAGAGCCGTTGGAGGTGACGTCTTCAGTGTCATCAAGGGATTCGCCGGTTGTGCAGTATTGTTATTGTTCTGCGGCGGCTCTTTACCGTCGGCCTTCTAGCCAATCGAGGGCGGAAGTGACGCGGATTCCTTGTGAGACATAACTATGTTCAACCCGACTGGTTACGTACTGTCGCTCACACGGTATACCGAGAACATTGCCAATTAAAGTGAGGTGCCGAGCGAATCGGTCATGATAGGTTTGTCCGGATTTGATTTCTATGAGCATACGGTTGTTAGGATCGGTGAAATCCAACAAATCCACCTCGACCTTGCTGGCATCGCGGTAGAAGAATAATTGTGGCTCCTGATTGGCGTTCAAATGCTGTTTCATGGTTTCCGCAATGATGAGGTTTTCAAATATATCGCCGAACTTGGGGTGCGCAACCAGTGCTTCGACCGTCCGAATGCCCAAGAGATGGCACAGCAAGCCAGTGTCATAAAAATAGAGTTTCGGCGTTTTGACCACCTGTTTGCGTGCGTTCGTGTAGAACGGTATGAGATGGAATGCGATGTAACTTGATTCCAGAATCGACATCCATGCCTTTACGGTTCGCGGACTTACACCAAGTTCATTGGCGATGTTGGTGTAGTTTATGAGTGCTCCGGAACTGAGTGCGCAAAGAGTCAAGAATCGGCGGAAGTCAGCCAAATTGCGTACATCAAGATATTCGGAAACATCACGTTCGATATAAGTGTCGATGTAGTTCGAGAAGAACAGATTGAGCGGCATTCTCGTGTCGTAAATGCGTGGATAACCGCCTTGCAGCATAAACGTATCCGGAGTAAGGGCCTGATCCGCCTTGCATGCTTCTTGGAATGAGAACGGCAATAACTTGACCAATAGGAAAACCCATAATCTGACATTAGCAGTGCTCGTAGGTTTCCCAAACGCACAAACTATGGCCTAATACACAGAATTCCCACCACCCTCCCTCTGTTGCAACGGAAGGCTTTGCGTTAGGCTAGAGCGCGTGACTGAATCTGTGAATACTGAACTCCGCATTGCTGTAATCGGCGCTGGCCCGGCCGGCGTCTACTCATCCGATATCTTCCTGCGCCAGCTCAAGAAGCTGGGCGAAGAACTTGGCCTCGGCACCGAAGCGCGCATCGACCTGTTCGAGAAGCTGCCGGTGCCGTTCGGCCTGGTGCGTTACGGTGTGGCCCCGGACCACCCGTCCATCAAGTTCATCGCCTCCGCGCTTGAGAAGACGCTCGACAACCCGAACATCCACCTCTACTGCGACGTGGAATTCGGCAAGGACGTGACTCTTGACGACCTGTTGGCCCGTTACGACGCCGTGCTGTTCGCCACCGGCGCGGTCAAGGACAAGCCGCTGAACCTGCCCGGTGCCGACCTTGAAGGCGTGTACGGCGCCGCCAAGTTCGTCGAATGGTATGACGGCTACCCCACCGGTGCCCGCGAATGGCCGCTTACGGCCGAGAACGTCGCCGTAATCGGCGGCGGCAACGTGGCCATGGACGTGGCCCGCGAACTCATGCGCAACGCCGACGACCTCAAGGTCAAGACCGACATTCCGGACAACGTGTACGAGGGCATCGGCCAGAACAAGGCCAAGGTGCTCCACCTGTTCATCCGCCGTGGCGTGGCCCAGGCCAAGTTCAGCGTGCAGGAACTGCGCGAGATGGAGAAGCTGCCCGGCGTGCAGCTCATCATCAACGAGGACGACTTCGATCTGGACGACGAGACCATCGAGGTGGCCGGCAAGGACAAGCTCACCCGCCAGATGGTCGAGGAGCTGTTCGCCATCCGCGAGATGGCCGAAGACATGGAAGACGACGGCGACGTCGACTTCGAAGGCAACCCGGCCGACCGAAAGTACTACGTGCACTTCAACTCCGCCCCCACCGAGATTCTCGGCGAGGACGGCAAGGTCAAGGCCATCCGCGTGGAGCGCACCGAAACCGGTGCCGACGGCAAGATGCACCGCACCGGCGAGTTCACCGACTACCCGGTTGAGGCCGTCTACCACGCCATCGGTTACAAGCCCGCCGAAGCCCCCGGCATTGCCTACGACGAGCACGGCGCCCACCTGGCCAACGCCAACGGCGACGGCCGCATCACCACCGAGGCCGACGGCGGCGAAGTGCGCGACCGCCTGTACGCCACCGGTTGGGCCAAGCGCGGCCCGGTGGGCCTGATCGGCTCCACCAAGTCCGATGCGCTCGCCATCGTGACCAACATGCTCGAGGATCTGGCCAAGGCCGCTGAAGGTGGCCGTGTGGCAGCCGACCGCGACCCCGAATCCATCGACCGACTGCTGGCCGAGCGCGGCATTCGCCCGATCGACTTCGCCGGCTGGAAGAAGGTCGACGCTTTCGAGCGCGCCGAGGGTGCCAAGGAAGGCCGCGAGCACAAGAAGGTCATCGAGCCCGACCAGATGCGCGAGCTCGCCCACGCCTGACGGCCCGCCCACGCCCGTCCGGCATTCGTCCGGCATTCGTCCGGCATTCGTCCACCCGGCCGCGCCCCGTGCGGACGCGGCCGGGCTCGGGGCCGGACGGGCCGGGCGAATATGGGACATTTCTCGCGGCGCATATCCAGCAATCATTCAGCCTGCGATTTTAGTGTGTGCATTATGGATGCCAAAGTACGGGTGCACGGCCATTTCAACGGCCTGAAGACAACGCTGCTGTTTGCCCTGATGTGGGCCATCATCATGCTGATTTGGTGGGCCACGGGCGGCAGTCGGCAAACCCTGAGCATCTATATTGTCATCGGCCTGATTACCACGTTCGGCACCTACTGGTTCTCCGACAAACTCGCCATCGCCTCCATGGGTGCGCGGGAAGTCAGCGAACAGGAAGCCCCGGAAATCTACCAGATCGTGCGTGAACTGAGCGCCAAGGCCGGCAAGCCGATGCCGCGCATCTACATCGCCCCCACCATGAGCCCGAACGCCTTCGCCACCGGACGCAACGAACGGCACGCGGCTGTCTGCTGCACCCAAGGCATCCTGCAGATTCTCAACGCCCGTGAACTGCGTGGTGTGCTGGGCCACGAACTTATGCACGTGTACAACCACGACATCCTGACTTCCGCCATCGCCTCTGCCATGGCCACTGTCATCTCCTATCTGGGCTATTCGCTGATGTATTTCGGTGGCGGCTCGCGAGACGACCGCGATAGTTCCGGTGGCCTCGGCCTGATCGGCGCATTGCTGAGCGTGATTCTCGCGCCGATTGCCGCGTCTTTGATCCAGATGGCCATCTCCCGCACCCGCGAATACGACGCCGATGAAGACGGCAGCTTGCTCACCGGCGATCCCGAGGCCCTGGCTTCCGCGCTGAACAAGATTTCCTACGGCGCACAGACCGCGCCGATGCGCAAAACCGCCGGCACCCAGTCCGTCTCCGCAATGATGATCGCCAACCCGTTCTCCGCGGTCGGTTTCTCGCGCTTGTTCTCCACGCACCCGCCGACCGATGAGCGCATAGCGCGTCTCATGCAGATGGCCAACGAAATGAACGGCACGCCGATCGCTCCGCCCACCTACTCCACGCGCGTCGGCAGGTGACGTGCTAGGATAACTATTCGTGCCTCGTTTGGCTGAGCATGCTCGTCACGTGAGGTGCAGCAGCCGTAAGGCATGCGGACATAGTTCATCGGTAGAATGAAAGCTTCCCAAGCTTTAGAGGCGGGTTCGACTCCCGTTGTCCGCTCCATTGATTTTCAATGATTTTCATTATTTCCGGGAAAGTGTCGCGCACGATCGCAAAACTACGCGCTATTTGAGCGCTTTGCCCGCGGAACCCAGCTGCCGGCAAGCCTCGACCACGCGGGCGGACATGGAATCCTCAGCCTTACGGCCCCAAGAACGCGGATCGTAGAACTTCTTCTCGCCCACTTCGCCGTCGATCTTCAGCACCTTGTCGTAGTTCTCGAACACGTGGTCGGCGATTGGACGGGTGAAGGCGTACTGGGTATCGGTGTCGATGTTCATCTTGATCACGCCGTAGCTTACAGCTTCGGCGATTTCTTCCGGGCGTGAACCGGAGCCGCCGTGGAACACCAGCTCAAACGGCTTGCCGTTGGGGAAATCGACTATGCCGGCCGCGCTAGGCAACTCGCCTTCGGCCACCGCGCGCGCCACACGCGCCTGAATGTCGCCGAGTAGCGACGGACGCAGCTTGACCACGCCGGGCTTGTAGGCGCCATGCACATTGCCGAATGTGAAAGCGGCCATGTACCGGCCACGTTCGCCCAAACCCAGTCGGCGGGCGACTTCGAGGCCATCTTCCGGAGTGGAATACAGCTTTTCATTGATTTCGGCGGAGTGACCGTCTTCCTCACCGCCGACCGCGCCGATTTCGATTTCGAGCACGGTGTGCGCCTTCTGCGACTTGTCGAGCAGTTCCTCGGCGATGTCCAGATTTTCCTTGAGCGGCACGGTGGAGCCATCCCACATATGCGACTGGAATGTAGGCTCCTGGCCTCGTGCCACCTGATCGGCCTCATGCGCGAGCAGAGGACGCGCCCACTCATCCAGATACTGCTTGGCGCAGTGATCGGTGTGCAGAGCGATGGTGATGTTCGGGTATTTCGCAGCCACTTCATGTGTGAAAGCCGCCAGCGCCAGCGAGCCGGTAACGCGATCATTGACCCCCCTGCCGGAGACGTAGGCCGCGCCTCCCACGGAAATCTGGATGATGCCGTCGGACTCGGCGTCTGCGAAGCCCTTCAACGCAGCATTCAGTGTCTGTGAGCTGGTTACGTTGATGGCTGGATAGGCGTAACCGCCTCGGCGGGCGGCCTCGAGCATTTCGGCATAGCGTTCCGGTGTTGCGATCGTCATGGCTTCATTATCGCGCGAGGCATGCCCTCTAGGCCCCGTTCTTCAACCTGTGCGCTGTGCGATTGGTCACAGCATCGCCTCGTACGAGTAGAAATTCGTCACCCATTCCGGGTTGTCGCGCCTCCAGCCTCGCCCTGCGTGAGACGAAACTTCGCAGGGTAGAGGGTGTAAGGTAGTCTGTTTCCGGCGGAATCGTGCGAATGCGGAGGTGCATCATGCCTGGAATTGTTCTTATCGGTGCTCAGTGGGGCGACGAGGGTAAAGGCAAGGCTACCGATCTGATCGGCACCAAGGTCGATTACGTCGCGCGCTTCAACGGCGGCAACAACGCGGGCCATAGCGTGGTGGTCGGCGATGAGTCGTACGCCCTGCATCTGCTGCCCTCCGGCATCATCAACCCGAACCTGACCCCGGTGATCGGCAACGGCGTGGTCGTGGACCCGGAAGTGCTCTTCGAGGAGATCGACGGCTTGGAATCCCGCGGCATCGATTGCTCCCACCTCAAGGTGAGCGAGGCCGCACACATCATCGCGCCCTACCACCGCACACTCGACAAGGTGACTGAACGCTTCCTTGGCAAGCACAAGATCGGCACCACCGGCCGTGGCATCGGCCCGGCCTACGCGGACAAGATCAACCGTGTCGGCATCCGCGTGCATGACCTGTTCAACGCCGACCATCTGCACGACAAGGTGGAGGCCAGCCTGCACCAGAAGAACCAGATGCTGGTCAAGCTCTACAACCGTCGTCCGATCGACGTGGACCGGACCACCGAGGAGCTGCTGAAGCTCGGCGAACGCCTCAAGCCGTACGTGGCCAACACCGGCCTGATTCTCAACAAGGCGCTTGACGAAGGCAAGACCGTACTGTTTGAAGGCGCTCAGGCCACCATGCTTGACGTGGACCACGGCACCTACCCGTTCGTCACCTCTTCCAACCCGACCGCCGGCGGCGCCTGCACCGGCACCGGCGTGGGCCCCACCAAGATCACCCGCGTAATCGGCGTCTCCAAGGCCTACGTCACCCGCGTGGGCGAAGGCCCATTCCCCACCGAACTGCTGGACGAGTCCGGCGAATGGCTGCGTCAGCAGGGCCACGAGTTCGGCGTGACCACCGGCCGCCCGCGTCGCTGTGGTTGGTTCGATGCGGTCGTCAACCGTTACGCCTCCCAGGTCAACGGCCTGACCGACATCGTGCTCACCAAGCTCGACGTGCTCACCGGCCTGAAGGAGATTCCGATCTGCGTGGCTTACGACGTGGACGGCGAACGTCACGACGATATGCCGACCGATCAGGCCGCTTTCGCCGCCGCCAAGCCGATTTACGAGACCATGCCCGGCTGGGACGAAGACATCTCCGACTGCCACTCCTTCGACGAGCTGCCCGCCACCTGCCAGGCCTACGTCAAGCGTTTGGAAGAGCTGAGCGGCTGCCGTATCTCCGCGATCGGCACCGGTCCGCAGCGCGATCATGTCATCCAGATCAATTCGCTGGTCGACTGACCGTCTGCAACGAATTTCCCGGCTTGACTGGTAACGACGCGGCACATGATATCCGCCGGCTGATTCCGCGATTCGACCACTTGAAGTGGAAGATGGCGGCGGCCGGCATAGTCATTGGTCTGGTTTCAGGATTGCTGGTTGTCGTATACCGTCTCGGCATCGAATACGGCACGGATGCGTCCCGTTGGATATATGCGCGGATTCGCGAGACCCCGTGGCTGATTGCGCCGTGGGCGGTTGCCGCGGTGGCGGCCGCGCTGGCGATCGCGTGGATGGTCGGCAAGGAGCCGATGGCTGGTGGCAGCGGCATCCCGCAGACCAACGGCGTGGTGATATGCGGCTTGAAGATGCGTTGGCAGACGATTCTGCCAGTCCGTTTCGTCGGTGGACTGTTGGGCGCGTTGTTTGGTCTGTCGCTCGGCCGTGAGGGGCCGTCCATTCAGATTGGTGCGTCGGGCGCGCAGTGTGTGTCCCACCGTTTGCGCGGCCGCCGCCGTGAGGACATGCAGGAGCATTATCTGGTCACCGCCGGTGCCGCGGCCGGCTTGTCCGCCGCGTTCAGCGCGCCGCTGTCCGGCATGATGTTCGCTTTGGAAGGGGTGCATCGGAGTTTTTCCCCTGCGATTCTGATGGGCGCCACCGCCGCATCGCTGACCGCCGATTTCGTCTCAAAATACTGTTTCGGTCTGCGTCCGGTTTTGGATTTCGGTGATATCGGTCAGCTGTCGTTGGAAGAGTATGTGTGGCTGATTCCGTTGGGATTGGTGGCCGGTTTGGTTGGTTCGCTGATGAACCGCTCGTTGCTTGGCTTCCAGACGCTGTACGGCAAACTGCCGGCATGGAGCCGCCCGATGATTGCGATTGCGATCGCGTTGCCTGTCGGCATCTGGTTGCCCGATGTGCTCGGCGGCGGCTCGAATCTGATTGATACCGCCGAACATGCGCGCGTCGGCTTGGGAATGCTGTGTCTGCTGTTCGTGGCGAAGATGCTGTTCACATCCACGAGTTTCGGCTCAGGCGCGCCTGGCGGTATTTTCATGCCGATTCTTGCGGTCGGTTCGTTGGCCGGCGGCATCTGCGGTGAAGTGTTGCATCGATTCGGTGATCTGCCATCCGACGCAGTGGCGGTGTTTGCGGTGTGCGTGATGACGGGCACGCTCGCCGCGTCCGTGAAAACGCCGATCACGTCGATTCTGTTGGCTGTGGAGATGTCTGGAACGTTGACGCACATGCTGCCGGTCGCGGCCGTCGCTTTCGTCGCGCTGTTGGTGTCCGATTTGCTGCGCACCAAACCGATTTATGGGGAGTTGCTGGAGCGGTACGTGCGCGCGCAAGGCATGCAGATGGCGATCGCAAGCCATGTGGGCAGCGGCATTATGGAACTGCCATTGGAAATGGGAGCGATTGCGGACGGCAAGCGGGTGCGTGACGTGCGTTGGCCGTCTGGGTGCCTGATCATCGGCCTGCGTCGCGGCGAAAGCGAGATCGTGCCGCGCGGCGATACACGGCTGCGTGCCGGCGACTATCTGGTGGTGCTGTTCAGTGGCGAGGAGGAGCGCGAGGTGCGACCTGCGATGCGGCGGCTGTGTGATGCCCGGCTTGACTGAGCCTGGCTGAATTCGGCTGGACTCTGGATGTACGAATCTGCGGAATCGGACATCCAGGGTGCATACGTTGGCGCTCCGTGTAAACTCATATGCGTTAGGAAGGCGGCAACCGCGGCCCAGCTCGTTGTTGCACGGCCTATGGGCGGAACAACGCTGTCCGCGGAAGGCCAGTACAGGGGGAGCGCAATGGAATCGCAAGAACAATCGCCGGGAGACGTGGTGACTGCGGGTGAGGACTCACATCCCATCACGCAGGCAATCGACACTGTTGAGGTGATGCATGCTGGTGCAACCGCGCCCGCCGCTAACACCATGGATCCGCCTACGATTCCCCTGGCGCCGATGAAACGTATGCAGGCGCGGTTCAATCCGCTCGCCGACGGACTGATGTATGTTGTGGTGTTCGTCGGTGGATTTGTTGGAGTCGGCTGTCGGCATGCGTTGGATATGCTCCTGCCGTCGGTCAGCGGGACGCCATTCGTTGTGGGCACGTTTGTGTCGAATATGGTCGCCTGCTTCCTGTTCGCGATGCTGAACGAATTCATGGCGACCGCTTCGTGGCTGCGTCGCCGGGTGCGGCAGGTTGTCAGCCGTGGCGTTGGGCTCGGCTTGCTCGGCGGGCTTTCGACGATGTCCGGCGTGATGCTGGAAACGATGGAAGGTCTGCACGAGCGGCATATCGCCAGTGCGCTTGGCTATCTTGCGGGAAATTTTGCAGGCGGTTTGCTCACTGCCGCCGCCGGCGTGGTTCTGATGCAGGCACTGCTGTCACGGAGTACTCGAAAGCGGGTTCGGGGTGCGTTTTCAGCTGTTTCCGTGTCCGATTCCGCCGAATCGGACACGCAGGGCGTACGCCATGTGAAAGTGGCCGACGTGGCGCGTTCTGCCGCGCAGGCCGCAATGGAAGCCGCGCAGGCGGCGCAGCAGGCCGCGCAGACGGCCCAGCAGATTGCACAGACGGGACAGGTTCCGCGAGTCGAAACGCCAACCGTGCCGCCGACTGCCATCCAGCCTATGCAGACAGGCCACGTTCCGCAGATTCCTCCGCTGGTCGTTCCTCAGCTGACACAGTCATCGCAGCCGTTGTTGCGCGAGCCGGATACTTCAGACTTGGGGCAGCTGCCCGAGCCGATTCAGCAGTCGCAACCAATCCAGCAGCCCCAGCAGCAGTCGCAGCCAATCCAGCAGCCGGCCAACCCGCTTCCACCCAGCTTCGAGCCCAAACCGATCACTGCGGAGATTTCGCTTGTCGCCGACCCGACTACCGGGGAGGTGCGCTGATGATGTGGATGATCTGTCTGTTCGGCGGTCTGGGAGCCATGGCCCGTTACGTGCTCGACGTGTCAATTCAACGAGGCTGGAACCGCGAGAATCGAAGAACGAACCGCAACTTCCCGCTATCCACGCTCGTCATCAACGGCGTCGCCTCGCTATGCGCGGGCATCGCCATGATGTCCTACTATTCGCAATCGGTGGATATGGACACGGTCATGATGTTCGTTGTCGGATTTCTCGGTGGTTTCTCAACATTCTCCACGGCGCTCAACGAAGTGGTTTCATTGATTCGCCAGCGTCGTTTTACGCTGGCTCTGGGCTATGGAATAGCAACCGTCGCGGTGCCTCTCATTTGCGTGGCCGCCGGTTTCGGCATTGCGCTGCTTGCCAATCCGGCGTAATTTTCACGTTACACGGACGGTCGCTGAGTAACGTGAAAGAAATCTGAGCGCCACCGCCATCAAGGCCGCCAGTCCGGATGCAACGCTGGTGATTGCATTCGACCAGACCAAGCCGCTGCTGAAGGCCTTCGCCTCCGCAGGAGTCGACACTAAGAAGCTGTATTTCGTTGCCGGACTGTCGAACAGGTTCGAGAGAATGTAAATGAATGTAATATTTCGTGGTAAGCACGTGAGCATACAACGATAGAACAGTGATAACGGGGAAGGTGCGATCATGGTCGGCATGCGCGATGTGGCGAAGAAGGCCGGGGTGTCTCTGAGCACCGTCTCGCTGGTGGTGAACGGCAACGGGTACGTGTCTGATGACATGCGCGAACGTGTGCGCAAAGCCATGCAAGCCCTCAATTATGTGCCGAACGAGCTTGCCCGCAATCTGTATCATGATTGCACGAATCTGGTCGGCGTCATCGTGCCTACCATCCGCCACCCGTTCTTTGCGACGTTTACCGCACATCTGCAGCATGCACTCGCCGCGCAAGGATTACGCACTATGCTGTGCTCTACCGCAGATGAGGCGGATGGCGAAATCCAGTATGTCGACATGTTGCGTCGGCACATGATGGACGGCATCGTCATGTGTGCGCACACTTCGCATCCCGGCGATTATTGGACGTCGATTCATCGCCCGATCGTCGCGTTCGACCGTGTGCTTGGAGACGGTATTTCGTCAATCGGATCCGACCACGAGCAGGGTGGGCGATTGATTGCGCAGATGCTGATCCGCAATGGTGCCAAACATGTGGTGATGATTGGCGGTCCGCGAGATCAATTCTTCGATTTGGCTGCGCGCGGAGAAGTCGAGGAAGGACCGTTCGATTTGGGAAAGACCACGTTCCCGACGGTGCGCTACTACCTCACGTTGGAACAGGAATTGACCTCCGCAGGCGTGAAATACGAGTATGTTGAAGCTGGCGAAGTGATGGATTTTGCCGGCTATCATCGTGCGGTCAGCAATGCGCTCGACAAGGTGACGACCGACGGCGTCGATGCCGTGGTCAGTTCCGATATTGGTGCATCGTTCTGCGTGCGCGAAGCGTTGGGCCGTGGAATTTCCATTCCTGACGAGCTGCAGATCGTTGCCTACGATGGTACGTATTTGACTGATTTGGCCGGCATGAAGCTGACCGCGGTCGCGCAGGATTTCTCGGCGATCGCACAGTCGGCGGCCGACCATATCGTGCAGGCGATTGCCAATGAGGAAGTGGCCGCGGCTAACGCTTCACGCAAGAACATCCCCAAGCCGTTCGAGCCGAACGTGCTTATTCCCATGACACTGGTGCCAGGCGATACCACGCGTTGATACTGTGCGTCTTCATGCGTGTGCCCGGTGTGGATCGCATCGATTTCAGCGGCGTCCACAACCGGCGAACGCCCGTCGATAGTCGTGCTCATCATCCGACTTGTGCACATGTGTCCGATTCTGCCGAATCGGACGTCTGAGTTCCGAAAAATGTGTTCTGTGTGTCCGATTCTGGAGAATCGGTCATGTGTGATGTGAATTGGGATGTTTGGATGTCCGTTTCTGCAGAATCATCTTTGCTCTGTACTCGTTGATTCGCAAATACGGCGCATGGCTCGTCATACCGGCCATGCTCGGCGGCGCGGCCTTCCTGGCGGACTCGGTGCTGACGCCGGCCGTGTCGATCTCGTCCGCCGTCGAAGGCCTGAAGACGCTGCCGGCGTTGGAGCATCTGTTCACCGAGAACAAGGATCTGACGATGATGATCACCGCGGTGATCATCGTGATCCTGTTCGCCGTGCAGTCGCGCGGCACCGAATCGATCGGCAAGGTCTTCGGCT
This DNA window, taken from Bifidobacterium longum subsp. longum JCM 1217, encodes the following:
- a CDS encoding fluoride efflux transporter FluC, whose translation is MESQEQSPGDVVTAGEDSHPITQAIDTVEVMHAGATAPAANTMDPPTIPLAPMKRMQARFNPLADGLMYVVVFVGGFVGVGCRHALDMLLPSVSGTPFVVGTFVSNMVACFLFAMLNEFMATASWLRRRVRQVVSRGVGLGLLGGLSTMSGVMLETMEGLHERHIASALGYLAGNFAGGLLTAAAGVVLMQALLSRSTRKRVRGAFSAVSVSDSAESDTQGVRHVKVADVARSAAQAAMEAAQAAQQAAQTAQQIAQTGQVPRVETPTVPPTAIQPMQTGHVPQIPPLVVPQLTQSSQPLLREPDTSDLGQLPEPIQQSQPIQQPQQQSQPIQQPANPLPPSFEPKPITAEISLVADPTTGEVR
- a CDS encoding adenylosuccinate synthase, whose product is MPGIVLIGAQWGDEGKGKATDLIGTKVDYVARFNGGNNAGHSVVVGDESYALHLLPSGIINPNLTPVIGNGVVVDPEVLFEEIDGLESRGIDCSHLKVSEAAHIIAPYHRTLDKVTERFLGKHKIGTTGRGIGPAYADKINRVGIRVHDLFNADHLHDKVEASLHQKNQMLVKLYNRRPIDVDRTTEELLKLGERLKPYVANTGLILNKALDEGKTVLFEGAQATMLDVDHGTYPFVTSSNPTAGGACTGTGVGPTKITRVIGVSKAYVTRVGEGPFPTELLDESGEWLRQQGHEFGVTTGRPRRCGWFDAVVNRYASQVNGLTDIVLTKLDVLTGLKEIPICVAYDVDGERHDDMPTDQAAFAAAKPIYETMPGWDEDISDCHSFDELPATCQAYVKRLEELSGCRISAIGTGPQRDHVIQINSLVD
- a CDS encoding ClC family H(+)/Cl(-) exchange transporter produces the protein MTGNDAAHDIRRLIPRFDHLKWKMAAAGIVIGLVSGLLVVVYRLGIEYGTDASRWIYARIRETPWLIAPWAVAAVAAALAIAWMVGKEPMAGGSGIPQTNGVVICGLKMRWQTILPVRFVGGLLGALFGLSLGREGPSIQIGASGAQCVSHRLRGRRREDMQEHYLVTAGAAAGLSAAFSAPLSGMMFALEGVHRSFSPAILMGATAASLTADFVSKYCFGLRPVLDFGDIGQLSLEEYVWLIPLGLVAGLVGSLMNRSLLGFQTLYGKLPAWSRPMIAIAIALPVGIWLPDVLGGGSNLIDTAEHARVGLGMLCLLFVAKMLFTSTSFGSGAPGGIFMPILAVGSLAGGICGEVLHRFGDLPSDAVAVFAVCVMTGTLAASVKTPITSILLAVEMSGTLTHMLPVAAVAFVALLVSDLLRTKPIYGELLERYVRAQGMQMAIASHVGSGIMELPLEMGAIADGKRVRDVRWPSGCLIIGLRRGESEIVPRGDTRLRAGDYLVVLFSGEEEREVRPAMRRLCDARLD
- a CDS encoding LacI family DNA-binding transcriptional regulator — encoded protein: MVGMRDVAKKAGVSLSTVSLVVNGNGYVSDDMRERVRKAMQALNYVPNELARNLYHDCTNLVGVIVPTIRHPFFATFTAHLQHALAAQGLRTMLCSTADEADGEIQYVDMLRRHMMDGIVMCAHTSHPGDYWTSIHRPIVAFDRVLGDGISSIGSDHEQGGRLIAQMLIRNGAKHVVMIGGPRDQFFDLAARGEVEEGPFDLGKTTFPTVRYYLTLEQELTSAGVKYEYVEAGEVMDFAGYHRAVSNALDKVTTDGVDAVVSSDIGASFCVREALGRGISIPDELQIVAYDGTYLTDLAGMKLTAVAQDFSAIAQSAADHIVQAIANEEVAAANASRKNIPKPFEPNVLIPMTLVPGDTTR
- a CDS encoding fluoride efflux transporter FluC — translated: MMWMICLFGGLGAMARYVLDVSIQRGWNRENRRTNRNFPLSTLVINGVASLCAGIAMMSYYSQSVDMDTVMMFVVGFLGGFSTFSTALNEVVSLIRQRRFTLALGYGIATVAVPLICVAAGFGIALLANPA